The Tistrella mobilis genome window below encodes:
- a CDS encoding glycosyltransferase family 4 protein: MTDAVDLLLAVPGPVDLATGGYVYDRRIMAAAAGLGLGVETLALPGGPPPVGPPALAVLRDRLAAGPVRALLIDGLALPGLAPLLDEIAPARGGPRRIALVHHPCALETGLAPEVAADLERLERAALARVDAVVATSPATATLLRDQRWTDLPVRVIEPGLSVEPLPREAAADGTLRLLTVASLTPRKAHEDLVAALGQIGRDHDWRLDLVGPDTLDPPHAARVRAAIQAAGLGDRIHLHGVLSGTDLARRYAAADLFVLPSRFEGYGMAFAEALAAGLPVVAARAGAVPELVPDSAGTLVPPGDVDALADALRRLMADAALRHRLARGATEAGARLPRWPDQARRLATLIPEV; this comes from the coding sequence ATGACGGACGCCGTCGATCTTCTGCTTGCGGTGCCGGGGCCGGTCGATCTTGCCACCGGTGGCTATGTTTATGACCGCCGGATCATGGCGGCTGCCGCCGGGCTGGGGCTCGGCGTCGAGACGCTGGCCCTGCCCGGCGGGCCGCCGCCGGTCGGGCCACCGGCGCTTGCGGTGCTGCGTGACCGGCTGGCCGCCGGTCCGGTTCGCGCGCTGCTGATCGACGGGCTGGCCCTGCCGGGGCTGGCGCCGCTGCTGGACGAGATTGCGCCCGCCCGGGGCGGGCCGCGGCGGATTGCGCTGGTCCACCACCCCTGTGCGCTCGAAACCGGTCTGGCGCCCGAGGTCGCGGCCGATCTGGAGCGGCTGGAGCGGGCGGCGCTGGCCCGGGTCGATGCCGTGGTCGCCACCAGCCCCGCCACCGCGACCCTGCTGCGTGACCAGCGCTGGACCGATCTGCCGGTGCGGGTGATCGAGCCGGGTCTGTCGGTGGAGCCCCTCCCCCGCGAGGCCGCCGCGGACGGCACCCTGCGCCTGCTCACGGTTGCGAGCCTGACCCCGCGCAAGGCCCATGAGGATCTGGTGGCGGCGCTCGGCCAGATCGGCCGTGATCACGACTGGCGGCTGGATCTCGTCGGTCCCGACACGCTGGACCCGCCCCATGCCGCACGGGTGCGCGCGGCGATCCAGGCGGCCGGGCTGGGCGACCGGATTCACCTCCATGGCGTGCTCTCGGGCACCGACCTTGCCCGGCGCTATGCCGCGGCCGATCTTTTCGTGCTGCCCTCGCGCTTCGAGGGCTATGGCATGGCCTTTGCCGAGGCCCTGGCCGCCGGCCTGCCGGTTGTGGCCGCCCGTGCCGGTGCGGTACCGGAACTGGTGCCCGACAGCGCCGGGACCCTGGTGCCGCCCGGCGATGTCGATGCGCTGGCCGATGCCCTGCGGCGGCTGATGGCGGATGCGGCGCTGCGCCACCGTCTTGCCCGCGGGGCGACAGAAGCCGGCGCCCGCCTGCCCCGCTGGCCCGATCAGGCCCGGCGGCTGGCCACCCTGATCCCGGAGGTCTGA
- a CDS encoding 6-pyruvoyl tetrahydropterin synthase family protein, protein MFTLGVRDHVMIAHSFRGEIFGPAQRLHGATYVVDVEFRRRALDDDGLVVDIGLAHQALKAALEPLAYRNLDDLPEFAGQNTTTEFLARHIHGRMAAAIDAGDLGASAAGIDAIRIVLHESHVAWAAYEGPVGNAARAG, encoded by the coding sequence ATGTTCACCCTCGGCGTCCGCGACCATGTGATGATCGCCCACAGTTTCCGTGGCGAGATCTTCGGCCCGGCCCAGCGTCTGCATGGCGCGACCTATGTGGTCGATGTCGAATTCAGGCGGCGCGCGCTGGATGATGACGGTCTGGTGGTCGATATCGGCCTGGCCCATCAGGCGCTGAAGGCGGCGCTGGAGCCGCTGGCCTATCGCAATCTCGACGATCTGCCGGAATTTGCCGGCCAGAACACCACCACCGAGTTTCTGGCCCGCCACATCCATGGCCGGATGGCGGCGGCGATCGATGCGGGTGATCTCGGTGCCTCGGCCGCCGGGATCGATGCGATCCGGATCGTGCTCCATGAAAGCCATGTCGCCTGGGCCGCCTATGAAGGCCCGGTCGGCAACGCCGCCCGCGCGGGCTGA
- a CDS encoding zinc-binding alcohol dehydrogenase, producing the protein MMTRALWTVGPGRFEIRTGTLPAHTPGLIEVRALQSAVSRGTERLVAGGLVPESEYERMRAPLQEGDFPFPVKYGYAMVGLDPKGDRVFVLHPHQDRFLAPAAMLRPVPEAVPTARAVLAANMETAVNVLWDAGAGPGDRITVVGAGLVGLLIARLARRLPGAAVEIIDRDPGRAAAAAALDLPFRAPDAATPDRDLVINASASAAGLDLALDLAGMEARVVEASWHGDRETPINLGRAFHARRLKLISSQVGQVSAGRRARWSHADRLDLALRLLDDAALDALVVDEVAFAAAPARLATHLCGPDPDLRGTVLRIVY; encoded by the coding sequence ATGATGACCCGCGCCCTCTGGACGGTCGGCCCCGGCCGTTTCGAGATCCGCACCGGCACGCTCCCCGCCCATACCCCCGGCCTGATCGAGGTCCGTGCCCTGCAAAGCGCGGTCAGCCGGGGCACCGAACGGCTGGTTGCCGGCGGTCTGGTGCCCGAAAGCGAATACGAACGGATGCGTGCGCCGCTTCAGGAAGGCGATTTCCCCTTCCCGGTCAAATATGGCTACGCCATGGTCGGGCTGGATCCGAAGGGTGATCGCGTCTTCGTGCTCCATCCTCATCAGGACCGGTTTCTGGCCCCGGCCGCCATGCTCCGCCCGGTGCCCGAGGCGGTGCCGACGGCCCGGGCGGTGCTGGCCGCCAATATGGAAACCGCGGTGAACGTGCTCTGGGATGCAGGCGCCGGACCGGGCGACCGGATCACGGTGGTCGGCGCCGGTCTGGTCGGGCTGCTCATCGCCCGTCTGGCCCGCAGGCTGCCCGGTGCCGCGGTGGAAATCATCGACCGCGATCCCGGCCGGGCCGCGGCGGCCGCGGCGCTCGACCTGCCCTTCCGCGCGCCCGATGCCGCAACCCCCGACCGCGATCTGGTGATCAATGCCAGCGCCTCCGCCGCCGGGCTCGATCTGGCGCTCGATCTGGCCGGCATGGAGGCGCGGGTGGTGGAGGCCAGCTGGCATGGCGACCGCGAGACCCCGATCAATCTGGGCCGCGCCTTCCACGCCCGGCGCCTGAAGCTGATCTCGTCGCAGGTCGGCCAGGTTTCGGCCGGCCGGCGGGCACGCTGGAGCCATGCCGACCGGCTGGACCTGGCGCTCCGCCTGCTCGACGATGCCGCACTGGATGCGCTGGTGGTCGACGAGGTCGCCTTCGCCGCCGCTCCCGCCCGGCTCGCCACCCATCTCTGCGGGCCGGATCCCGATCTGCGCGGCACGGTGCTGCGTATCGTCTATTGA
- a CDS encoding RibD family protein: MDMPPADAVPAARNPVTENGTAPARAGSVAFPPRPVRPRPARPAPVGPAPVRLDAAAVWDGLLALAAAPDLPAGLALGPDGRLVPAATPLAADAVLLDDHADEPAMRWATRIELDPAAARLLDLYLPVLRPAPADRPRVSAHLAQSLDGRIATTSGCSQWLSGEEDLVHAHRMRALSDAVLVGAGTVAADDPRLTVRLVPGPNPVRVVIDAGGRLEAGHKLFGDGAARTLVLHAADTPPPPATDQVEPVAVPRRPCGTLDPHQALRQLRARGIRRIFVEGGGVTVSKLIQAGAVDRLQMAIAPVLLGSGRPVLCLPEIDHLDQAIRPPVRHFIMGADILVECCLDLVRRPDGGHPG; the protein is encoded by the coding sequence ATGGACATGCCACCAGCCGATGCCGTCCCTGCCGCCCGCAATCCGGTGACGGAGAACGGAACCGCCCCCGCCCGGGCTGGTTCCGTCGCATTCCCGCCCCGGCCGGTGCGCCCGCGTCCTGCCCGCCCCGCTCCGGTTGGCCCCGCTCCGGTTCGCCTTGATGCCGCCGCGGTCTGGGACGGGCTTCTGGCCCTTGCCGCCGCGCCCGATCTGCCGGCGGGTCTGGCGCTGGGGCCCGACGGCCGGCTGGTGCCGGCGGCGACGCCGCTTGCCGCCGATGCGGTGCTGCTGGATGACCACGCGGACGAGCCCGCCATGCGCTGGGCGACACGGATCGAGCTCGATCCGGCCGCCGCCCGGCTGCTCGACCTTTATCTTCCGGTGCTCCGCCCTGCCCCGGCCGACCGGCCGCGGGTCTCGGCCCATCTGGCCCAGAGCCTGGACGGCCGCATCGCCACCACCAGCGGCTGTTCGCAATGGCTGTCGGGCGAGGAAGACCTTGTTCACGCCCATCGCATGCGTGCGCTTTCCGATGCGGTGCTGGTCGGCGCCGGCACCGTCGCGGCCGATGACCCGCGCCTGACCGTGCGTCTGGTGCCCGGCCCCAACCCGGTCCGGGTGGTGATCGATGCCGGCGGACGGCTTGAAGCCGGCCACAAACTGTTCGGAGACGGTGCCGCCCGTACCCTGGTTCTCCATGCCGCCGATACCCCGCCCCCGCCGGCGACCGATCAGGTTGAGCCGGTGGCCGTGCCGCGCCGGCCCTGTGGTACGCTCGACCCGCATCAGGCGCTGCGGCAGCTGCGGGCCCGCGGCATTCGCCGGATCTTCGTCGAAGGCGGCGGAGTCACGGTTTCGAAGCTCATTCAGGCGGGCGCCGTCGACCGGCTGCAGATGGCAATCGCGCCGGTGCTGCTCGGATCGGGCCGCCCGGTGCTGTGCCTGCCTGAAATCGATCATCTCGATCAGGCGATCCGTCCGCCGGTCCGCCATTTCATCATGGGTGCCGACATCCTGGTCGAATGCTGTCTGGATCTGGTCCGGCGCCCTGACGGAGGACATCCCGGATGA
- a CDS encoding CDP-alcohol phosphatidyltransferase family protein: MARKREAAALARLRLDAGLHAIGATGLVAAAAVFAAARAGDALGPAYPLKAVAWLAFALAIAGPALAQHLPQARFGPANRVTLLRAGLVALVAATIGEPLMALDHGAAAGPVAWMLFLTAAICLALDGVDGWIARRRGVASPFGARFDMELDALFVAVLSWAALDAGRAGPWVLAAGALRYLWVAAAWAWPPLKAPLPPSNRRRAACAFGVAALVGALNPLSATAGMVSAAIAVAVLGWSFTVDLLAVIRLHRSRTPREEIPR; encoded by the coding sequence ATGGCGAGGAAACGAGAGGCCGCTGCCCTGGCGCGGCTCAGACTGGATGCAGGCCTGCATGCAATCGGTGCGACCGGGCTGGTCGCGGCTGCGGCGGTGTTTGCCGCCGCGCGGGCAGGCGATGCGCTGGGACCGGCCTACCCGTTGAAGGCGGTGGCCTGGCTCGCCTTCGCGCTTGCCATTGCCGGCCCGGCCCTGGCCCAGCATCTGCCCCAGGCCCGTTTCGGCCCGGCCAATCGGGTGACCCTGCTGCGCGCCGGGCTGGTGGCACTGGTCGCGGCCACGATCGGCGAGCCGTTGATGGCGCTGGATCACGGTGCCGCCGCCGGGCCGGTCGCCTGGATGTTGTTTCTGACCGCGGCGATCTGTCTGGCGCTGGACGGCGTGGATGGCTGGATTGCCCGCAGGCGCGGCGTGGCCAGCCCCTTCGGCGCCCGGTTCGACATGGAACTGGATGCGCTGTTCGTGGCGGTGCTGTCCTGGGCGGCGCTGGATGCGGGGCGCGCAGGCCCCTGGGTGCTGGCGGCGGGCGCGCTGCGCTATCTGTGGGTGGCGGCGGCCTGGGCCTGGCCGCCCCTGAAAGCCCCCCTGCCCCCCAGCAACCGCCGCCGGGCCGCCTGCGCCTTCGGCGTGGCGGCGCTGGTCGGCGCGCTGAACCCGCTCTCCGCCACTGCCGGCATGGTTTCGGCCGCGATCGCGGTTGCCGTGCTCGGCTGGTCCTTCACCGTCGACCTTCTGGCCGTGATCAGGCTGCATCGCAGCCGCACCCCTCGCGAGGAGATCCCGAGATGA
- a CDS encoding YceI family protein, which produces MTMRTARAAALLALPTLLAHPFLTAPAALLTAAALTAPPAAAAPATYTLDPEHAVVGFLVMHAGYANVLGRFREVEGEISFDEATKQLGGGEIRVKTASVFTDHDKRDEHLRGPDFLNAEEFPDMIFRLEGAEATGERTGRITGTLELLGVRKPMSLDVTWNKSAEYPFGTGVFGTRPYVIGVSARGTIRRSDFGMTYGLDGDLVGDEISLILEMEARRQ; this is translated from the coding sequence ATGACGATGCGTACCGCCCGGGCGGCGGCCCTGCTCGCCCTCCCCACCCTGCTCGCCCATCCCTTCCTGACGGCGCCGGCGGCGCTGCTGACGGCCGCAGCCCTGACCGCCCCCCCGGCAGCCGCCGCACCCGCAACCTACACGCTTGATCCGGAACATGCCGTGGTCGGCTTCCTGGTCATGCATGCGGGCTATGCCAACGTGCTGGGCCGGTTCCGCGAGGTCGAAGGCGAGATCAGCTTCGACGAGGCGACGAAACAACTCGGCGGCGGCGAGATCCGGGTGAAGACCGCCAGCGTCTTCACCGATCACGACAAGCGGGACGAGCACCTGCGCGGGCCCGATTTCCTGAATGCCGAGGAATTCCCCGACATGATCTTCCGACTGGAGGGCGCCGAGGCGACCGGCGAACGAACCGGGCGGATCACCGGCACGCTGGAGCTTCTGGGTGTGCGAAAGCCCATGTCACTCGACGTGACATGGAACAAGAGTGCCGAATACCCGTTCGGGACTGGCGTATTCGGTACGCGCCCCTATGTTATCGGAGTTTCTGCGCGTGGTACCATTCGCCGCAGCGACTTCGGCATGACCTATGGCCTGGACGGCGACCTCGTCGGTGACGAGATCTCCCTGATCCTTGAAATGGAGGCACGCCGGCAGTGA
- the ribA gene encoding GTP cyclohydrolase II — translation MSEATERRLQRAQAELRAGGAVLLRDDQADVLALSPERASPDRLAALAILTGAPADLLISRRRAALAGLVAPIEADDPRGVEPVAAPIRDISDPAWRLAADPTRSDDGTAARERALGRLRPAGRASAAAIALAKRAGLLPALVSVELPAGRLPGGASALDPVILEAKLLKEGQVAAGRLKRVAEARVPLADAENCRIIAFRPSDGGPEHLAIVVGEPAADAPILARLHSECFTGDLLGSLRCDCGEQLKGAIRTMAAAGGGVVLYMAQEGRGIGLINKLRAYDLQDRGLDTVDANLALGFEADERDFRPAAEMLRALGHQRIRLLTNNPTKVQALGAHGIEVVERVPHAFPANGHNAGYLSTKARRAGHML, via the coding sequence ATGAGTGAGGCGACGGAGCGGCGACTTCAGCGTGCCCAGGCCGAATTGCGCGCCGGTGGCGCCGTGCTGCTGCGCGACGATCAGGCCGATGTGCTGGCGCTCTCTCCCGAACGGGCCTCACCCGATCGTCTTGCCGCCCTCGCCATTCTGACCGGTGCGCCGGCAGATCTGCTGATTTCCCGCCGCCGGGCCGCACTGGCCGGGCTGGTCGCGCCGATCGAGGCCGATGATCCGCGCGGCGTGGAGCCGGTGGCGGCCCCCATCCGCGACATCAGCGATCCGGCCTGGCGGCTGGCCGCCGACCCCACCCGCAGCGATGACGGCACGGCCGCCCGCGAACGCGCCCTCGGCCGGCTGCGCCCGGCCGGGCGGGCCTCGGCGGCAGCGATCGCACTGGCCAAGCGGGCGGGCCTGCTGCCGGCACTGGTCTCGGTGGAACTGCCCGCGGGCCGGCTGCCCGGCGGGGCCTCGGCACTCGACCCGGTGATCCTTGAGGCGAAGCTGCTGAAAGAGGGCCAGGTTGCGGCCGGCCGTCTGAAGCGGGTGGCAGAGGCCCGGGTGCCGCTGGCGGATGCCGAGAACTGCCGGATCATCGCCTTCCGCCCGTCGGATGGCGGGCCCGAACATCTGGCGATCGTGGTGGGAGAGCCGGCCGCGGATGCGCCGATCCTGGCCCGGCTGCATTCGGAATGCTTCACGGGCGATCTGCTCGGCTCTCTGCGCTGCGACTGCGGTGAACAGCTGAAGGGCGCGATCCGGACCATGGCCGCCGCAGGCGGTGGCGTGGTGCTGTACATGGCCCAGGAAGGCCGGGGCATCGGGCTGATCAACAAGCTGCGCGCCTATGATCTGCAGGACCGCGGGCTGGACACGGTGGATGCCAATCTGGCCCTGGGCTTTGAGGCCGACGAACGCGATTTCCGCCCGGCAGCCGAAATGCTGCGGGCGCTGGGCCATCAGCGCATCCGGCTGCTCACCAACAACCCCACCAAGGTGCAGGCGCTGGGCGCCCATGGCATCGAGGTGGTGGAGCGGGTGCCCCATGCCTTCCCCGCCAATGGCCACAATGCCGGCTATCTGTCGACCAAGGCCCGCCGGGCGGGCCACATGCTCTGA
- the ppa gene encoding inorganic diphosphatase has translation MDVTKIAAGRAVPADINVVIEIPANADPVKYELDKDSGAILVDRFVATPMFYPANYGFIPNTLGDDGDPVDVMVVTPYPVVPGSVIRARPVGVLKMEDESGMDEKILAVPHQKVSALYDHVQSYTDLPELLIRQIEHFFTRYKDLEKGKWVKVTGWDDIDTAKRLIEEGVARAGK, from the coding sequence ATGGACGTGACCAAGATCGCCGCCGGCCGCGCGGTGCCTGCGGACATCAATGTCGTCATCGAGATCCCTGCCAACGCCGATCCGGTGAAGTACGAGCTGGACAAGGACAGCGGCGCCATCCTGGTCGACCGCTTCGTCGCCACGCCCATGTTCTACCCGGCCAATTACGGCTTCATCCCCAACACCCTGGGCGATGACGGCGACCCGGTGGACGTGATGGTCGTGACGCCGTACCCCGTCGTGCCGGGCTCGGTGATCCGCGCGCGGCCGGTGGGCGTGCTGAAGATGGAAGACGAGAGCGGCATGGACGAAAAGATCCTGGCCGTTCCGCACCAGAAGGTCTCGGCGCTCTACGACCATGTCCAGAGCTATACCGACCTGCCGGAGCTGCTGATCCGCCAGATCGAGCATTTCTTCACCCGCTACAAGGACCTTGAGAAGGGCAAGTGGGTGAAGGTCACCGGCTGGGACGACATCGACACCGCCAAGCGGCTGATCGAGGAAGGTGTCGCCCGCGCCGGCAAGTGA
- a CDS encoding AmpG family muropeptide MFS transporter: MTTPDGGEGRDQTGRGSRFLAGARIYLEPRLLQILLLGFASGLPLALSFGTLSVRLTEDGISKAAIGLFAAVGTPYALKFIWAPLIDQLRLPGLARLFGHRRSWLLLTQAAVILTMLGLGLSDPAADPWTTALWAVLLAFASASQDIVIDAYRVERLPEDRQGAGAAMVVFGYRLGMLASGAGALYLAAYFDWFTAYAVMAGAMGLGVLAVLAGPEPRVDRSHAAEAEARAERVLERLGAGGPIGRAGAWLHAAVVAPFQEFLTRPHAWLILAFVAFYKFGDSLAGVMTNPFLVDIGFDKTQIAEISKLFGFWASMVGFWAGGTLLGALGTVRSLWICGILQALSNLAFMVQAEAGPDVAVLAAVIGFENLAGGMGTAVFVAYMSSLCNVSYTATQYALLSSFMAVARTWLSSSSGIMAEELGWSAFFLATTVAAIPGLILLRLVSRRTADRAI; encoded by the coding sequence ATGACGACACCCGATGGTGGCGAGGGCAGGGATCAGACAGGCAGGGGCAGCCGATTCCTTGCCGGGGCGCGGATCTATCTGGAACCGCGCCTCCTCCAGATCCTGCTGCTGGGCTTTGCGAGCGGCCTGCCGCTGGCGCTCAGCTTCGGCACGCTCAGCGTCCGGCTGACGGAAGACGGCATCTCCAAGGCGGCGATCGGCCTGTTCGCCGCCGTGGGGACGCCCTATGCGCTCAAATTCATCTGGGCGCCGCTGATCGACCAGCTGCGGCTGCCGGGCCTGGCCCGGCTGTTCGGCCACCGCCGGTCCTGGCTGCTGCTGACCCAGGCGGCGGTGATCCTGACCATGCTGGGGCTGGGGCTGTCCGACCCCGCCGCCGACCCCTGGACCACGGCGCTCTGGGCGGTGCTGCTGGCCTTCGCCTCGGCCAGCCAGGACATCGTCATCGATGCCTATCGGGTGGAGCGCCTGCCCGAAGATCGCCAGGGCGCCGGTGCGGCGATGGTGGTGTTCGGCTACCGGCTGGGCATGCTCGCCTCGGGCGCGGGCGCGCTTTATCTCGCCGCCTATTTCGACTGGTTCACCGCCTATGCCGTGATGGCAGGGGCGATGGGTCTGGGCGTGCTCGCCGTACTCGCCGGCCCCGAACCCCGGGTCGACCGCAGCCATGCGGCCGAGGCCGAAGCCCGGGCGGAACGGGTGCTGGAACGGCTGGGTGCCGGGGGGCCGATCGGCCGCGCCGGCGCCTGGCTTCATGCCGCGGTGGTGGCCCCCTTTCAGGAATTCCTGACCCGCCCCCATGCCTGGCTGATCCTGGCCTTCGTCGCCTTCTACAAATTCGGCGACAGCCTGGCCGGGGTGATGACCAACCCCTTCCTGGTCGATATCGGCTTCGACAAGACCCAGATCGCCGAGATTTCCAAACTGTTCGGCTTCTGGGCCTCGATGGTCGGCTTCTGGGCCGGGGGCACGCTGCTGGGGGCGCTGGGCACGGTCCGCTCGCTCTGGATCTGCGGCATCCTGCAGGCGCTGTCGAACCTTGCCTTCATGGTGCAGGCCGAGGCCGGCCCCGATGTCGCGGTGCTGGCGGCGGTGATCGGCTTCGAGAACCTGGCCGGCGGCATGGGAACGGCGGTGTTCGTCGCCTACATGTCCAGCCTGTGCAATGTCTCCTATACCGCCACGCAGTATGCGCTGCTGTCGTCCTTCATGGCGGTGGCACGGACCTGGCTGTCGTCGTCGAGCGGCATCATGGCCGAGGAACTCGGCTGGTCGGCCTTCTTCCTCGCCACCACGGTTGCGGCGATTCCGGGGCTGATCCTGCTGCGGCTCGTCTCGCGCAGAACCGCAGATCGTGCTATCTAG
- the typA gene encoding translational GTPase TypA — MTVLRNLAIIAHVDHGKTTLIDALLQQSGAVRAHQQLAERAMDSNDLERERGITILAKCTAVAWKDYRLNIVDTPGHADFGGEVERILDMVDGALLLVDSAESVRPQTKFVLSKALAKGLRPIVVVNKMDRPDARPDTVLDEVFDLFAALGADEHQLDFPVAYASGRSGWASMEPVTSGENLHPLLDLIVAHVPAPDVDREAPFTMLATMIESDPYIGRVLTGRVASGVVKMNQAVRALRRDGTVVEDARITKILRSDGLKREPVDQAEAGDIVSIAGLSKTTVADTIGAVGITEPLAARPIDPPTMAVSISVNDSPLAGQEGDKVTSRMIRDRLFREAESNVAIRVTELPSKDAFEVAGRGELQLGVLVETMRREGFEMSISRPRVLFRENAETGQLEEPIEEVHIDVDEEYSGVVVEKMSLRRAEMTDMRPSGGGKTRIVFMAPSRGLIGYRSEFLSDTRGTGVLNRLFSHYGPHKGEVEGRRNGVLVSNGTGEAVAYALWNLEERGILFVEPQTRVYGGMVIGEHSRGNDLDVNPLKAKQLTNIRSAGKDDAIRLTPPKIMSLEEAIAYIDEDELIEVTPKSIRLRKRFLDPNDRKKAARAVASA, encoded by the coding sequence ATGACCGTCCTGCGCAATCTCGCGATCATCGCCCACGTCGACCACGGCAAAACCACGCTGATCGACGCCCTGCTCCAGCAGAGCGGCGCCGTGCGCGCCCACCAGCAGCTCGCCGAACGGGCGATGGACTCGAACGATCTCGAGCGCGAGCGCGGCATCACCATCCTGGCCAAATGCACGGCAGTCGCCTGGAAGGATTACCGCCTCAACATCGTCGACACCCCCGGCCACGCCGATTTCGGCGGTGAGGTCGAGCGGATCCTCGACATGGTCGACGGCGCGCTGCTTCTGGTGGATTCGGCCGAAAGCGTGCGGCCCCAGACCAAGTTCGTGCTCTCCAAGGCGCTCGCCAAGGGCCTGCGCCCGATCGTGGTGGTCAATAAGATGGACCGCCCCGACGCCCGCCCCGACACCGTGCTCGACGAGGTCTTCGACCTGTTCGCGGCCCTGGGGGCCGACGAGCACCAGCTGGACTTCCCCGTGGCCTATGCCTCGGGCCGGTCGGGCTGGGCCTCGATGGAGCCGGTGACCTCGGGCGAGAACCTGCACCCGCTGCTCGATCTGATCGTCGCCCATGTGCCCGCACCGGATGTGGATCGCGAGGCGCCGTTCACCATGCTCGCCACCATGATCGAGAGCGACCCCTATATCGGCCGCGTGCTGACCGGCCGGGTCGCCTCGGGCGTCGTGAAGATGAACCAGGCCGTCCGGGCGCTGCGCCGTGACGGCACGGTGGTCGAGGATGCGCGGATCACCAAGATCCTGCGCAGCGACGGGCTGAAGCGCGAACCGGTGGACCAGGCGGAAGCCGGCGATATCGTCTCGATCGCCGGCCTGTCGAAGACCACGGTCGCCGACACCATCGGCGCCGTCGGCATCACCGAGCCGCTGGCCGCCCGGCCGATCGACCCGCCGACCATGGCGGTGAGCATCTCGGTCAACGACAGCCCGCTGGCCGGCCAGGAAGGCGACAAGGTCACCTCGCGCATGATCCGCGACCGGCTGTTCCGCGAGGCGGAAAGCAATGTCGCGATCCGCGTGACCGAACTGCCGAGCAAGGACGCCTTCGAGGTGGCCGGCCGCGGTGAACTTCAGCTGGGCGTGCTGGTCGAGACCATGCGCCGCGAAGGCTTCGAGATGTCGATCTCGCGCCCGCGCGTGCTGTTCCGCGAGAATGCCGAGACCGGCCAGCTGGAAGAGCCGATCGAGGAAGTCCACATCGACGTCGACGAAGAGTATTCGGGCGTCGTGGTGGAGAAGATGAGCCTGCGCCGGGCCGAAATGACCGACATGCGCCCCTCGGGCGGCGGCAAGACCCGGATCGTGTTCATGGCGCCGTCGCGCGGCCTGATCGGCTATCGCAGCGAGTTCCTGTCGGACACCCGCGGCACCGGCGTGCTGAACCGGCTGTTCTCGCATTACGGCCCGCACAAAGGTGAGGTGGAAGGCCGGCGCAACGGCGTGCTGGTGTCCAACGGCACCGGCGAGGCGGTCGCCTATGCGCTGTGGAACCTGGAGGAGCGCGGCATCCTGTTCGTCGAGCCCCAGACCCGGGTCTATGGCGGCATGGTGATCGGCGAGCATTCGCGCGGCAACGACCTGGACGTCAACCCGCTGAAGGCCAAGCAGCTGACCAATATCCGCTCGGCCGGCAAGGACGACGCCATCCGCCTGACGCCGCCGAAGATCATGAGCCTGGAAGAGGCGATCGCCTATATCGACGAGGACGAGCTGATCGAGGTCACGCCCAAGTCGATCCGGCTGCGCAAGCGCTTCCTGGACCCCAACGACCGCAAGAAGGCGGCCCGCGCCGTCGCTTCGGCCTGA